A window from Lampris incognitus isolate fLamInc1 chromosome 5, fLamInc1.hap2, whole genome shotgun sequence encodes these proteins:
- the stn1 gene encoding CST complex subunit STN1: MCVLKNFFKEKAVTKFRPYEVQDLLQHLVSSRSSTSSANQGEETQTPHLGNPTQKSLDTPLTQEPVAGPSGGQQLRQLLQEALQILQEEGTVFRKVRSQDEVYHVTEQDKGLLIAVKDVIRKDSRTEKYAEKGCHILHILSAVRQCYSPNVSKAAVERILNSLESNSDIISTSDSHYTIFGQTTSLGQS; the protein is encoded by the exons ATGTGTGTCCTGAAGAATTTTTTTAAGGAGAAAGCAGTGACCAAGTTCAGACCCTATGAAGTTCAGGACCTTCTACAGCACCTGGTCTCCAGTCGTTCTTCAACATCGTCAGCTAATCAG ggggaggaaaCCCAGACGCCCCACTTGGGCAACCCCACTCAAAAAAGTCTGGACACGCCACTGACTCAG GAGCCTGTGGCGGGTCCGTCTGGAGGCCAGCAGCTACGTCAGCTCCTCCAAGAGGCCCTGCAGATATTACAGGAGGAGGGCACTGTGTTCCGCAAGGTCAGGTCCCAGGATGAAGTCTATCAT GTGACTGAACAGGACAAAGGCCTGCTCATCGCTGTCAAAGATGTTATCAGGAAGGACTCGAGGACAGAGAAGT ATGCAGAGAAGGGTTGCCACATCCTGCATATCCTTTCTGCGGTGAGGCAGTGCTACAGTCCTAATGTGAGCAAAGCAGCAGTGGAGCGCATCCTCAACTCTCTGGAGAgcaacagtgacatcatcagcacCAGTGACAGCCATTACACAATATTCGGACAAACAACATCATTGGGACAATCATAA